In a genomic window of Thalassotalea piscium:
- the cgtA gene encoding Obg family GTPase CgtA — MKFVDEVEIRVEAGDGGNGCVSFRKEKYIEFGGPNGGDGGDGGDVYLIADENLNTLIDYQFERFHRAKRGENGKSRDCTGKGADDLFLKVPVGTRAVDIDTDEQLGDLTKHEQKLLVAKGGWHGLGNTRFKSSTNRAPRQKTNGTPGEIRNIKLELLLLADVGLLGLPNAGKSTLIRSVSAAKPKVADYPFTTLVPNLGVVRLSAERSFVIADIPGLIEGAADGAGLGTQFLKHLERCRILLHIVDIMPVDGSDPAENAKTIISELEQHSSKLAEKPRWLVFNKLDLMFEDEAKEITDRIIEALDWQGPVLSISAFNKMGTDTLCTQVMDFIETLPAVEDEVSPEDKTVEFKWDTYHQDAVSGLEDDLDDDEDWDEDDYDVEVEYRR, encoded by the coding sequence ATGAAATTTGTTGATGAAGTAGAAATTAGGGTTGAGGCTGGAGACGGTGGCAACGGCTGTGTTAGTTTTCGTAAAGAAAAATACATAGAATTTGGCGGTCCTAATGGTGGTGACGGCGGCGATGGCGGCGATGTGTACCTTATTGCCGATGAAAACCTAAACACGTTAATTGATTATCAATTTGAACGTTTTCATCGTGCAAAACGTGGTGAAAATGGTAAAAGCCGTGACTGTACAGGTAAAGGTGCTGACGATTTGTTTCTTAAAGTACCGGTTGGAACACGTGCAGTTGATATTGATACCGATGAGCAGTTAGGCGATTTAACTAAACACGAACAGAAGCTTTTGGTTGCCAAGGGTGGCTGGCATGGTTTAGGAAATACACGCTTCAAAAGTAGTACTAACCGAGCGCCTCGCCAAAAAACGAATGGTACACCTGGTGAAATTCGTAATATTAAATTAGAACTTCTATTGCTAGCTGATGTTGGTTTACTTGGTTTACCAAATGCAGGAAAGTCTACGTTAATTCGCAGTGTGTCAGCAGCGAAGCCTAAAGTGGCTGATTATCCATTTACCACACTAGTACCAAACCTTGGAGTAGTAAGGTTAAGTGCAGAACGTAGTTTTGTTATTGCGGATATTCCTGGGCTTATTGAGGGTGCTGCAGACGGAGCTGGTTTAGGAACGCAATTTCTAAAACATTTAGAACGTTGCCGTATTTTACTACATATTGTTGATATTATGCCTGTAGATGGCTCAGATCCTGCTGAAAATGCAAAAACAATAATTAGTGAGCTCGAACAGCACTCAAGTAAGTTAGCTGAAAAACCACGTTGGTTAGTATTTAATAAGCTTGATTTAATGTTTGAAGATGAAGCGAAAGAAATTACTGACAGAATAATTGAAGCACTCGATTGGCAAGGCCCGGTTCTGAGCATTTCAGCCTTTAATAAAATGGGGACTGATACTCTATGTACCCAAGTAATGGACTTTATTGAAACATTACCTGCGGTAGAAGATGAAGTAAGCCCTGAAGATAAAACTGTTGAATTCAAATGGGACACTTATCATCAAGACGCAGTTAGTGGTCTTGAAGATGATCTCGACGACGATGAAGACTGGGATGAAGACGACTATGATGTAGAAGTAGAATATCGTAGATAG
- the rpmA gene encoding 50S ribosomal protein L27 — MAHKKAAGSTKNGRDSESKRLGVKRFGGESVLAGNIIVRQRGTKFHAGNNMGIGKDHTLFALTDGKVQFDVKGAKNRKFVSIVSE, encoded by the coding sequence ATGGCACATAAGAAGGCAGCAGGTAGTACCAAAAACGGTCGTGATTCAGAAAGCAAACGTTTAGGTGTTAAGCGTTTTGGTGGTGAATCAGTACTAGCAGGTAACATTATTGTTCGTCAACGTGGTACTAAATTCCACGCGGGTAACAATATGGGTATCGGTAAAGACCACACTTTATTTGCTTTAACTGACGGCAAAGTTCAGTTTGACGTTAAAGGCGCTAAAAACCGCAAATTCGTAAGTATTGTTTCTGAATAA
- the rplU gene encoding 50S ribosomal protein L21 gives MYAVFQSGGKQHRVTEGQMVRLEKIELEVGASVEFDNVLMIADGDNINVGAPYIAGGKVVAEVVNQGRADKVKIVKFKRRKHSRKQAGHRQWFTEVKITGING, from the coding sequence ATGTACGCGGTATTCCAAAGCGGTGGTAAACAGCATCGTGTAACTGAAGGCCAAATGGTTCGTCTAGAAAAAATTGAACTAGAAGTTGGTGCTTCAGTAGAATTCGATAACGTATTAATGATCGCCGATGGCGATAACATCAATGTAGGCGCGCCTTACATTGCTGGTGGTAAGGTTGTGGCTGAGGTTGTAAACCAAGGTCGCGCTGATAAAGTTAAGATTGTTAAATTCAAACGTCGTAAGCATTCACGTAAGCAAGCGGGCCATCGCCAATGGTTCACTGAAGTGAAAATTACTGGTATTAACGGCTAA
- the ispB gene encoding octaprenyl diphosphate synthase, giving the protein MNIKDIQSLAQQDMTLVNDLIYSQLQSDVALINQLGIYIVNAGGKRMRPMLTILAARALGYKGNQHIDLAAIIEFIHTATLLHDDVVDESDMRRGRETANALFGNSASVLVGDFLYTRSFQMMTKLQNMRVMDILSDVTNVVAEGEVLQLMNCNDASTTEESYMQVIYCKTAKLFEAATQLAAVIGNHDTKTEQAMIDYGKYLGTAFQLVDDIMDYTADAQAMGKNVGDDLAEGKPTLPLIFAMQHGNAEQAQLIKDAIEKCNGMDNLEAILKAMDETGSLRYAQKIAEQEADKAINAIDFLPESQYKQALISLAHIAANRSA; this is encoded by the coding sequence ATGAATATCAAAGACATTCAATCTCTTGCGCAGCAAGATATGACATTGGTCAATGACCTTATTTACTCGCAATTACAATCAGATGTTGCATTGATAAACCAACTAGGCATTTATATTGTTAATGCAGGTGGAAAGCGCATGCGTCCAATGCTTACTATTTTAGCAGCTAGAGCACTTGGCTACAAAGGTAATCAGCATATTGATCTAGCCGCAATTATAGAGTTTATCCATACGGCTACGCTTTTACATGATGATGTAGTCGATGAATCAGATATGCGTCGTGGTCGTGAAACAGCCAATGCATTATTTGGTAATAGTGCAAGTGTTTTGGTTGGTGACTTTCTTTACACTCGCTCATTTCAAATGATGACGAAACTACAAAATATGCGCGTAATGGATATTTTGTCTGATGTGACTAATGTTGTAGCGGAAGGCGAAGTATTACAACTAATGAACTGTAATGACGCCAGCACCACCGAAGAAAGCTATATGCAGGTTATTTATTGTAAAACCGCTAAATTATTTGAAGCTGCCACACAATTAGCGGCCGTAATAGGCAATCACGACACCAAAACTGAACAAGCGATGATTGACTACGGTAAATACCTTGGTACAGCATTTCAGCTCGTAGACGACATTATGGACTACACTGCAGATGCTCAAGCAATGGGTAAAAATGTTGGAGATGACTTAGCCGAAGGTAAACCAACATTACCCCTTATCTTTGCAATGCAGCATGGTAATGCTGAGCAGGCACAGCTGATTAAAGACGCTATTGAGAAATGTAATGGTATGGATAACCTTGAAGCGATACTAAAAGCAATGGATGAAACAGGCTCGCTACGTTATGCTCAAAAAATTGCAGAGCAAGAAGCCGATAAGGCGATTAATGCGATAGACTTTTTACCTGAATCGCAATACAAGCAAGCGCTTATTTCACTAGCGCATATTGCCGCTAATAGAAGTGCTTAA
- a CDS encoding glutathione S-transferase family protein: MIELYTAATPNGQKISIALEEMGLEYNVHHLDFNQADQKKPDFLAINPNGRIPAIIDRDNDDFVVFESGAILMYLAEKTGQFIPADPKKYSQVIQWLMFQMSGVGPMMGQANVFYRYFPTKIPAAIERYQKEARRLLEVLDTQLSKNSYIAGSEYSIADIATWPWARSYEWGGISIDGLTHLKRWLDELAMRPACQIGLLTPPPSDMSDEERAKQISKMVTN; the protein is encoded by the coding sequence ATGATCGAACTGTACACAGCAGCAACACCTAACGGGCAAAAAATATCTATTGCGCTTGAAGAAATGGGGCTTGAATATAACGTCCATCATCTTGACTTTAATCAAGCAGATCAAAAAAAGCCTGACTTTTTGGCAATAAACCCTAATGGCCGCATACCTGCAATTATCGATCGTGATAATGATGATTTTGTTGTGTTTGAATCAGGGGCCATATTAATGTACTTGGCAGAAAAAACTGGTCAATTTATTCCTGCTGATCCCAAAAAATATTCACAAGTTATACAGTGGTTAATGTTTCAAATGAGCGGTGTTGGCCCTATGATGGGGCAAGCAAATGTGTTCTACCGCTACTTTCCTACTAAGATCCCTGCAGCCATTGAGCGTTATCAAAAAGAAGCGAGAAGGTTACTTGAAGTGTTAGATACTCAACTTAGTAAAAATAGCTATATAGCAGGAAGTGAGTACAGCATAGCTGATATAGCTACTTGGCCATGGGCGCGTAGCTATGAATGGGGCGGTATTAGTATTGATGGATTAACGCATTTAAAACGATGGCTTGATGAATTAGCCATGCGTCCTGCATGTCAAATAGGCCTTTTAACGCCTCCACCATCAGATATGTCAGATGAAGAGCGTGCGAAGCAAATCAGTAAAATGGTAACCAATTAG
- a CDS encoding tetratricopeptide repeat protein, which produces MNTKIYKQVLAHTDDLLAAVQADNQQEFDRCYTELKLLCETHENTDKDHPVQWETLADFTDDLALAITIYQQALVKAETINDKDFRSSIGFSMATLKVELGDNAGAIEDLEKAKTSSNKIIDKELKAEIHDLLEELKAL; this is translated from the coding sequence TTGAATACCAAAATATACAAACAAGTGCTTGCCCATACTGATGATTTATTAGCAGCTGTTCAAGCCGATAATCAACAAGAATTTGATCGCTGTTATACAGAGCTGAAACTACTTTGTGAAACACATGAAAACACCGACAAAGACCACCCTGTACAATGGGAAACACTAGCCGACTTTACCGATGACTTGGCATTAGCGATCACCATTTATCAACAAGCCTTAGTTAAAGCTGAAACCATTAATGATAAAGACTTTCGTTCATCAATTGGCTTTTCAATGGCTACGTTAAAAGTTGAGCTAGGCGATAATGCAGGGGCTATTGAAGATTTAGAAAAAGCTAAAACTAGTAGTAACAAAATAATTGATAAAGAATTGAAAGCAGAAATACATGACTTATTGGAAGAGCTTAAAGCGTTATAA
- a CDS encoding ACP S-malonyltransferase: MSKKQTAVVICPGRGTYNKEELGYLSRFHSDKTEIISVIDNYRKSQKQPLISELDGQASYQLRKHTAGENASAIIYGCALADYHSIDLDKYDIVAVTGNSMGWYIALAVASALNPENSIELINTMGSMMSNGVIGGQLIYPIVDENWVINHNTHQSVMAKMAEVNQVQENEVYLSINLGGYLVFGGNKAGLKALEQSLPLVQDRYPMNLFNHAAFHTPLMDDISKQAKSMLSADKFTAPKIPLIDGLGNIWQPYSTDTKKLYDYTLDTQVTKMYDFSKAVEVALKEFAPDKLIILGPGATLGGSVAQNLIKHQWLEMNTKSDFISQQKEDPFVLAMGLAEQRKLVV, translated from the coding sequence ATGAGTAAAAAACAAACGGCTGTTGTTATTTGCCCAGGCCGAGGCACCTACAATAAAGAAGAGTTAGGCTATTTAAGCCGTTTTCATAGTGATAAAACTGAAATCATTTCAGTTATCGATAACTATAGAAAATCGCAAAAACAGCCATTGATCAGTGAATTAGATGGCCAAGCAAGCTACCAACTGCGTAAACATACCGCTGGCGAAAATGCTTCCGCCATAATTTATGGTTGTGCATTGGCAGACTATCACTCCATTGATTTGGATAAATACGACATTGTTGCGGTAACTGGTAACTCAATGGGGTGGTACATTGCACTTGCAGTTGCTAGTGCTTTAAACCCTGAAAATTCGATAGAGCTCATTAATACCATGGGCTCAATGATGAGTAATGGTGTGATCGGGGGCCAATTAATATATCCCATTGTTGATGAAAACTGGGTTATTAATCACAATACTCACCAAAGCGTAATGGCAAAAATGGCAGAGGTTAATCAAGTACAGGAGAATGAAGTTTATCTATCGATCAACTTAGGTGGCTACCTAGTTTTCGGTGGCAATAAAGCGGGTTTAAAAGCACTAGAGCAAAGCTTACCCCTAGTGCAAGACCGTTATCCAATGAACTTATTCAACCATGCTGCTTTTCATACCCCTTTGATGGATGACATCTCAAAACAAGCTAAATCAATGTTAAGCGCCGATAAGTTTACTGCGCCTAAAATTCCACTCATCGATGGCTTAGGTAATATTTGGCAACCGTATTCAACCGATACCAAAAAGCTCTATGATTACACCTTAGATACCCAGGTAACTAAAATGTATGACTTTAGTAAGGCCGTTGAAGTGGCACTAAAAGAGTTTGCACCGGATAAATTAATTATACTAGGTCCTGGTGCTACTTTGGGGGGCTCTGTAGCACAAAACTTAATAAAGCATCAATGGCTAGAAATGAATACTAAGTCTGATTTTATTAGCCAGCAAAAAGAAGACCCATTTGTACTTGCCATGGGGCTAGCAGAGCAAAGAAAATTAGTTGTTTAA
- a CDS encoding thiamine pyrophosphate-dependent enzyme: MSDRNQLLKDAFISKVLAGDLPTLSQHQPPKSVGLTHADLIDLFETQVISRHLDLHSRVMQKQGQSFYTIGSSGHEGNAACAKAFRLDDMAFLHYRSGAFVIQRSKKAPGQTPIYDMLLSFSASKDDPISGGRHKVLGSKSLFIPPQTSTIASHLPKAMGAAFSIDLAKRLAFEGELANDSIIVCSFGDASQNHSTAQGAINSAAWASYQSIPMPIVFVCEDNGIGISTSTPKGWVEANYKNRAGLVYLTCDGLNLIDTYQTTLKAAHIARTKRCPVFLHIKLIRLLGHAGSDAEFVYRKQSEIDKIEQQDPLLHSAAILLEHNILDAKKIVDIYQKTAQRIENIAERVITKPKLTTSEEVMASLLPAGIEAGMSKNSNNLTQEKRLSYFAHEKHNLSKKQHLAKLINWTLMDLMAEHNDIVMLGEDIARKGGVYNVTAKLHERFGQNRVLNTLLDEQSILGGAIGLAHNGFIPIPEIQFLAYVHNAEDQIRGEAATLSFFSNQQFTNPMVIRIAGLAYQKGFGGHFHNDNSFAVFRDIPGIVLACPSNGKDAVEMLRASVRLAKEQQKVVVFLEPIALYMAKDLHEEGDGLWTFAYPEPEHDAPPVNMQVSTYGKGKEVCILTYGNGYFLSRQAEKILADKHIHCRVVDLRWLAPLDQQGIIDEVSQCQQVLIVDECRKTGSISEALMALLIEAKLSSKPIERICAQDSFIPLGSAAYEVLPSCQDIVDKVSQMIESNGNNNQTSITNNKGGK; this comes from the coding sequence ATGTCTGATCGTAATCAATTATTAAAAGACGCCTTTATAAGTAAAGTGCTAGCAGGTGACTTACCTACTTTGAGTCAGCACCAACCACCAAAAAGCGTTGGCTTAACTCATGCTGACCTCATTGATTTATTTGAAACGCAAGTTATAAGTAGACACTTAGATTTACATTCTAGAGTAATGCAAAAGCAAGGACAAAGCTTCTACACCATAGGAAGTTCAGGCCATGAAGGTAATGCAGCTTGCGCTAAAGCATTTCGCTTAGATGATATGGCGTTTTTACATTATCGTAGTGGTGCTTTTGTTATCCAACGCAGTAAGAAAGCACCAGGTCAAACACCAATTTACGATATGCTACTCTCTTTTTCGGCCTCTAAAGACGACCCTATTTCTGGCGGGCGACATAAGGTTTTAGGCAGTAAATCATTATTTATCCCCCCACAGACTAGTACCATAGCCTCACATTTACCTAAAGCGATGGGGGCTGCATTTAGTATTGATTTAGCCAAACGTCTCGCTTTTGAAGGTGAACTTGCGAACGATAGTATTATTGTTTGTAGCTTTGGTGACGCGTCTCAAAACCATTCTACTGCACAAGGCGCGATAAACAGTGCGGCGTGGGCAAGTTATCAGTCGATACCTATGCCAATTGTGTTTGTGTGTGAAGACAATGGTATTGGTATTTCAACTTCAACACCAAAGGGGTGGGTGGAAGCCAATTACAAAAACAGAGCAGGGCTTGTTTATTTAACCTGTGATGGTTTAAACCTGATTGATACTTATCAAACAACCTTAAAAGCTGCTCATATTGCTCGCACTAAGCGTTGCCCAGTATTTTTACATATAAAACTAATTCGTTTATTGGGTCATGCAGGCTCTGATGCTGAGTTTGTCTATCGTAAACAATCTGAAATAGACAAAATAGAGCAACAAGACCCTCTATTACATAGCGCAGCTATCTTGCTTGAACATAACATTTTAGATGCAAAGAAAATTGTTGATATTTATCAAAAAACAGCGCAACGAATTGAAAATATAGCAGAGCGTGTAATTACAAAACCCAAATTAACCACCTCTGAAGAAGTGATGGCAAGTTTACTACCTGCAGGTATTGAAGCTGGAATGAGCAAGAACTCTAATAACTTAACCCAAGAAAAACGTTTAAGTTACTTTGCTCATGAAAAACATAATTTAAGTAAAAAGCAACATTTAGCAAAGCTTATCAATTGGACGTTAATGGATTTAATGGCAGAGCATAACGATATTGTTATGTTAGGTGAAGATATTGCTCGTAAAGGTGGTGTTTATAACGTTACAGCAAAATTACATGAGCGTTTTGGACAAAACCGAGTGTTAAACACTTTACTTGATGAGCAGTCGATTCTTGGCGGCGCCATTGGGCTTGCCCATAATGGATTTATACCAATTCCTGAAATTCAATTTCTTGCTTACGTGCATAATGCTGAAGATCAAATTCGTGGTGAAGCCGCCACATTATCTTTTTTCTCTAATCAACAATTTACTAATCCAATGGTGATTAGAATTGCTGGCTTAGCATATCAAAAAGGTTTTGGCGGTCACTTTCATAATGACAATTCGTTTGCGGTATTTAGAGATATTCCTGGTATCGTACTGGCTTGCCCGTCTAACGGTAAAGATGCAGTTGAAATGCTTCGTGCTTCGGTACGGTTAGCAAAAGAGCAGCAAAAAGTTGTTGTGTTTCTTGAACCTATTGCACTGTATATGGCGAAAGACTTACATGAAGAAGGCGATGGCTTATGGACCTTTGCTTACCCTGAACCAGAGCACGATGCACCGCCTGTTAATATGCAGGTGAGTACATACGGTAAAGGTAAAGAAGTCTGTATTTTAACCTATGGCAATGGGTACTTTTTATCACGGCAAGCTGAGAAAATACTTGCAGATAAACACATCCACTGCAGGGTAGTTGATTTGCGCTGGTTAGCACCACTTGATCAACAAGGAATTATTGACGAAGTATCTCAATGTCAGCAAGTACTCATTGTTGATGAGTGCCGCAAAACAGGTTCAATTAGCGAAGCCTTAATGGCGCTATTAATTGAAGCGAAACTTAGCTCTAAGCCTATAGAGCGTATTTGTGCCCAAGACAGCTTTATTCCTTTAGGTAGCGCTGCCTATGAAGTGTTACCTTCTTGCCAAGATATTGTTGATAAAGTCTCCCAAATGATTGAGAGCAATGGCAACAATAACCAAACAAGTATCACAAACAATAAAGGTGGCAAATGA
- a CDS encoding acyl-CoA dehydrogenase: protein MSSSTSTRPSFNWQDPLLLDSLLSEDERMIRDSAHQYCQEKLMPRVLEANRNEVFDVEIMKELGALGLLGCTIEEKYGCAGVNYVTYGLVAREVERVDSGYRSAMSVQSSLVMHPIHAYGSEEQKMRYLPKLASAEYIGCFGLTEPNSGSDPASLATKATKVDGGYRITGNKMWITNSPIADIFIIWAKLEGVIKGFILEKGMEGLSAPKIEGKFSLRASITGEVVMDNVFVPDENMLPHAKGLSGPFGCLNKARYGIAWGALGAAEFCWHGARQYTLDREQFGRPLAATQLVQKKLADMQTEITTGLFACLQVGRLMDAGTLAPEAISLVKRNSCGKALEIARTARDMHGGNGISDEFHIIRHMMNLEAVNTYEGTHDVHALILGRAQTGIQAFF from the coding sequence ATGTCTAGCTCTACATCTACTCGCCCAAGCTTTAATTGGCAAGATCCTTTATTACTTGATTCATTGTTGTCTGAAGATGAGCGTATGATCCGTGATAGTGCTCATCAATACTGCCAAGAAAAATTGATGCCTCGAGTGCTGGAGGCGAATAGAAATGAAGTGTTTGACGTAGAAATAATGAAAGAGTTAGGCGCGTTAGGCTTGCTTGGTTGTACTATTGAAGAAAAGTACGGCTGTGCTGGTGTGAACTATGTGACTTATGGCTTAGTAGCTCGCGAAGTAGAGCGTGTTGATAGTGGCTATCGTAGTGCCATGAGTGTGCAATCGTCATTGGTTATGCATCCTATTCACGCCTATGGCAGTGAAGAGCAGAAAATGAGGTATTTACCAAAGCTTGCAAGTGCAGAATACATTGGCTGCTTTGGTTTAACTGAACCAAATTCAGGTTCTGATCCAGCCAGTTTAGCTACCAAGGCGACTAAAGTTGACGGTGGCTATCGCATAACAGGCAATAAAATGTGGATCACTAACTCTCCTATCGCTGATATTTTTATTATATGGGCAAAACTAGAGGGTGTGATCAAAGGTTTTATTCTAGAAAAAGGCATGGAAGGATTATCAGCACCAAAAATTGAAGGTAAATTTTCTTTACGCGCATCAATTACCGGCGAAGTGGTAATGGATAACGTATTTGTGCCTGATGAGAATATGTTACCCCATGCTAAAGGTTTGTCTGGACCTTTTGGCTGTTTAAATAAAGCTCGTTACGGTATAGCCTGGGGAGCATTAGGCGCTGCTGAGTTCTGTTGGCATGGTGCGCGTCAATATACGTTAGATAGAGAGCAGTTTGGCAGACCACTTGCTGCAACTCAGCTTGTTCAAAAGAAGCTTGCAGACATGCAAACTGAAATAACAACAGGTTTATTTGCTTGCTTACAAGTGGGGCGTTTAATGGATGCGGGCACACTAGCGCCAGAAGCTATTTCTCTCGTAAAGCGTAACTCATGCGGTAAAGCATTAGAAATCGCGCGTACAGCACGAGATATGCACGGCGGTAATGGTATTAGTGACGAGTTCCATATTATTCGCCATATGATGAACTTAGAAGCGGTCAATACTTATGAAGGTACCCATGATGTGCATGCGCTTATTTTAGGGCGAGCACAAACGGGTATTCAAGCATTCTTTTAA
- a CDS encoding LysR family transcriptional regulator: MDLRSLKYFVAVVEQQSFSGAAKACFIAQPSISAAISQLELELKQTLFIRHTRGVKITEQGEKLYPLATKLLGQADAIKQSFIRKQDKTTFLLGVTRGLGVKRMSALLKDFTASQPTMELTLVPHQEDANARIVLKEELRGDEKYLSLWQEDYVLALPSNHPLSLIDKISISHLHQIAAIERSPCLAWQALNETLALSGIELDIRAKIQTIDYAIGLVKAGLGCALVPVHPEVLEHKDIVLKPIEGIKLTREIVLAYEEESNIVNSLTIIAQQHQHTE; this comes from the coding sequence ATGGATCTACGTTCATTAAAATATTTTGTCGCTGTAGTTGAACAGCAAAGCTTTAGTGGCGCAGCAAAAGCTTGTTTTATTGCCCAACCTTCAATATCGGCTGCAATTAGTCAATTAGAGCTGGAGCTAAAACAGACCTTATTTATACGACATACTCGCGGTGTAAAAATCACTGAGCAAGGCGAGAAACTTTACCCCTTAGCCACCAAGTTGCTTGGTCAAGCAGATGCAATTAAGCAAAGTTTTATCCGTAAGCAAGATAAAACGACATTCTTATTGGGTGTAACTCGTGGTTTAGGGGTAAAAAGAATGAGTGCGCTGTTAAAAGACTTTACTGCTTCTCAACCTACAATGGAGTTAACCCTGGTTCCCCATCAAGAAGATGCTAATGCGAGAATTGTATTAAAAGAGGAGTTAAGGGGTGACGAAAAATACTTAAGTTTATGGCAAGAGGATTATGTATTAGCACTACCGAGTAATCACCCGTTGTCGTTGATAGATAAAATTTCTATTAGCCATCTTCATCAAATAGCAGCAATAGAACGTTCTCCTTGTTTAGCATGGCAAGCACTAAATGAAACATTGGCCTTATCTGGTATTGAATTAGACATACGAGCAAAAATCCAAACAATAGATTATGCAATAGGACTAGTAAAAGCAGGCTTGGGTTGTGCTTTAGTTCCTGTTCACCCTGAAGTTTTAGAACACAAAGATATTGTATTAAAGCCTATTGAAGGCATAAAACTCACTAGAGAAATTGTTTTAGCTTATGAGGAAGAGTCTAATATTGTTAATTCACTCACTATTATTGCTCAGCAACATCAACACACCGAATAA